The Streptococcus oralis DNA window TTGTCCTGGATTTACCATGATACGGATTTCACGTCCTGCTTGAAGGGCAAAGCTATTTTGCACTCCTTCAAAGCCATTGGCAATTTCTTCCAAATCATGGAGACGCTTGATGTAGCTTTCAAGAGATTCACTACGAGCACCTGGACGCGCTGCACTCAAGGCATCTGCTGCAGCAACGATCACTGCAATGACGCTTTCGGCTTCGACATCGCCGTGGTGGCTAGCAATAGTATTCACCACAACTGGGTGTTCCTTGTACTTACGAGCCAATTCCGTACCAATCTCAACGTGGCTACCTTCAACCTCGCGGTCAATAGCTTTCCCGATGTCGTGAAGGAATCCAGCACGACGGGCAAGAGCTGCATTTTCACCAAGTTCACTGGCGATGATACCAGATAACTTAGCAACCTCAATCGAATGACGCAAGACATTTTGTCCATATGAAGTACGGAACTGCAAGCGTCCCATGATCTTCATCAAGTCTGGATGGAGGTTTGGCGCACCAATCTCATAGGCAGCAGCCTCACCGTATTCGCGGATCTTATTGTCAATCTCTTGACGGTTTTTCTCCACCAACTCCTCGATACGAGCTGGGTGGATACGGCCATCCTTGAGCAACATTTCCATGGTCATACGAGCAATTTCACGACGAATCGGATCAAATCCTGACAAGGTTACCACTTCTGGCGTGTCATCGATGATCACATCGACCCCTGTCAAACTTTCAAAGGTACGAATGTTTCGACCTTCGCGTCCGATAATGCGTCCCTTCATGGTATCATCTGGTAGGTGAACTGTCGAGTTTGTTGACTCTGCTACATAGTCACCAGCGATACGCTGCATAGCCTGAACCAAGATATCTTTCGCAATCTTGTCTGAACGTTCCTTGACTTCTTGCTCAGCCTCACGAATGCGGCTAGCAATTTCCTTAGTCAAGTTTTCCTCTGTCTGAGCCAAGATAATATCTCGAGCCTCAGTTTGGGAAAGGGAACCGATACGTTCAAGTTCAGCTTCTTTTTGTCTTTCGACTTCCTCTAATTGCTCTTCACGTGCATCAAGGTTTTTTGCTCTATCAGAAATACTTTGTTCTTTTTGTTCAAGTGTTTGTTCTTTGTTCGTCAAATTGTCGTCTTTGCGGTCAAGGCTCGCAGCTCTCTCCGTCAAACGACTTTCAATTTGCTTGAGCTCCTGACGTTCTGACTTAAATTCAGCGTCCACTTCTTCACGGTATTTTCTGGCTTCCTCTTTGGCCTCCAATAGTGCTTCTTTTTTAAGAGACTTGCTTTCGCTCTTGGCTTCATTTAGCAATAAATCCGCTTCGCGCTCAGCTTGTCCTCGTAAATTAGTTGCTTCTTGTTCAGCATTTAGAAGCATCAACTCTGCAGCCTCTTGAGATGATTTCATCTTAGCTGAGATGCTGACATATCCAATGACTAAACCAATGATGACGGCAAAAACAGCAATCGCAAGTGTCATGATTTCCATGTTTTTACCTCATTAAATTTGTTTATCGAATGACATACATTCCTTAATATTCTATCATAAAAAAACAATTTTCACAAACCCAAATTGAAGAGTTTTGTATGAATTTTTGAAGAAATCCCTTAGATTTTCAAGTAAAATTAAGAATCTTTAAAAATTTAAATTTCCACGAAAAACGAAGCAAAAAAGCCTACCTTTCAGTAGACTTAGTTTGTTTCTATTCTAATCGGCACTCTGCCGAAACTCTGCTCTGTGATGCTTGGGTGTCCTAGTTGGTAAATCTGGTCTGCCTTTTGAGTCATAACATCCCAAGGTTTTTTACCAATTCGGCTGACTAGATGGATCTGCCCTTTCAGAGACTTAAGATGTTGTCTGCCTTTTTCGGTAAAGCCAAGGACATGGATGGCTTCTGGCAAGTCACTTTCTCTAGCCTGCACCAAGATATAGGTCAAGAGACGTCTGACACGCGCCTTGGTGTAACGCTTGGTGGTAACCGCCTCGACCAATTCGTCAACAGACTGGGCTGTTTTGATAGCATCCTTGATGCGCACAGCCATTTCTTGATTGACCTGATAGATGGTAGTTAGGTCTGGATTTGACAAGATTTGATAGCGGAGCAAGGGAAAATAGTCATCCCAGCTTACCTTGCTCGCCAACTCAAAGAGAGCAACAGAAGGCATAAAGCGTTCTAAGAAATCTTTGTCCCTCTGGTGCTGACGGAGGGCTGTTGCAGAGGCAAAATCCACCTCCTTGTCCACAGAATGATAACCCGCTCCCTGACGCTGAATCGGCTCAAGCTTGATGTTGCGTCCTGCAACCGCCTTGGCATAGGCCAAAGCTAGAACATGATTGGGGGTATTGCCTGAAAAATCAAGACCTGTAAATTCCTTCCACATGGCTTGGGTTTTCTGAGGGTAGGAGAGTGAATCAGGTAGATTGTCCACAAAATTCTCCATCTCTTGACCACACTCTGCGTATAAGTCAGCAATTTTCTGATAATCTAGAACTTCCTCCGTCCCAAAGGCTAGAGTATCAATACCCAAGTGAGCCAAGATATCCACAGCTCCTTGACCAAAGAAATCTGCCGCCTGAACACTGACTAAAAAGGGCAATTCCACTACCAGATCCGCTCCATTTTCCAGTGCCATCTGAGCCCGTGTCCACTTGTCCACGATAGCAGGCTCTCCACGCTGCATGAAATTCCCAGACATGACAACGATTTTCAGTCCCTCCGCCTGCTCAAGCAGGTATTTGTGGCCATTATGAAAAGGATTGAATTCCGCGATAATACCTGTGATGGTCATAATGTTCTCCCATTCTAATGACGAAATCTACGATACCGCTCAGGCAATCTTCCTCTCCAGTTAAGCCATTGTTTTTCTCCTACTGGAAGGATTTCTGCCAGTTGTTCATTACTATAATTTTTTTGTAACTCAGGATAAGCTATCAACATAGTTGGTCTATGGCATCCAGCAACTGTCATTGGCCATGTTCCATACATCAGCATATGTCGGATATCATCCTCCGATTTTATTTCATTTACTAACATATCAAAAAGTTTCTTAGACATATCGTAAACGACTAACTCTGAAAATACGGTTCCTTCTTCCTGAACATAGAAGTATTGTCCATCTTTCTCCCA harbors:
- a CDS encoding nucleotidyltransferase — its product is MTITGIIAEFNPFHNGHKYLLEQAEGLKIVVMSGNFMQRGEPAIVDKWTRAQMALENGADLVVELPFLVSVQAADFFGQGAVDILAHLGIDTLAFGTEEVLDYQKIADLYAECGQEMENFVDNLPDSLSYPQKTQAMWKEFTGLDFSGNTPNHVLALAYAKAVAGRNIKLEPIQRQGAGYHSVDKEVDFASATALRQHQRDKDFLERFMPSVALFELASKVSWDDYFPLLRYQILSNPDLTTIYQVNQEMAVRIKDAIKTAQSVDELVEAVTTKRYTKARVRRLLTYILVQARESDLPEAIHVLGFTEKGRQHLKSLKGQIHLVSRIGKKPWDVMTQKADQIYQLGHPSITEQSFGRVPIRIETN
- a CDS encoding ribonuclease Y produces the protein MEIMTLAIAVFAVIIGLVIGYVSISAKMKSSQEAAELMLLNAEQEATNLRGQAEREADLLLNEAKSESKSLKKEALLEAKEEARKYREEVDAEFKSERQELKQIESRLTERAASLDRKDDNLTNKEQTLEQKEQSISDRAKNLDAREEQLEEVERQKEAELERIGSLSQTEARDIILAQTEENLTKEIASRIREAEQEVKERSDKIAKDILVQAMQRIAGDYVAESTNSTVHLPDDTMKGRIIGREGRNIRTFESLTGVDVIIDDTPEVVTLSGFDPIRREIARMTMEMLLKDGRIHPARIEELVEKNRQEIDNKIREYGEAAAYEIGAPNLHPDLMKIMGRLQFRTSYGQNVLRHSIEVAKLSGIIASELGENAALARRAGFLHDIGKAIDREVEGSHVEIGTELARKYKEHPVVVNTIASHHGDVEAESVIAVIVAAADALSAARPGARSESLESYIKRLHDLEEIANGFEGVQNSFALQAGREIRIMVNPGQIKDDKVTILAHKVREKIENNLDYPGNIKVTVIRELRAVDYAK